In the genome of Candidatus Krumholzibacteriia bacterium, the window TGCCAGATTATGCCCTTGCCCACACCAGGCACAACGCCTTCACCCACATCTCCCTGTAGCGAGTCACAGGGAAGACCCCAGGTAAGACCACCGTTCGTGCTGGCTTCCATCCAGACGCGAAGCGTGTCGCCGTCGGCATCCGTGGCATCGAAAAACACAGCGACATTGCCGTTACCGTCTGGAAACTGCTGAAAACTGACATTGTCCACCACGGGTTCGGCCGCCCAAAGGGGGAGGGCCAGAAGCAGAAAGAGGATCGTCTTTTTCATGGCCGCCTCCTATTTGAGCAGCACGAGTTTAGTGCTGCGGATTTCGGTGTTTGTTTTTAGAAGAGCCAGATACACGCCACTGGCCTGGCCCTCTGCCTTCCAGAGAAACTCCTGCCAGCCACGCTCCAGAGTGCCCCGAAAGAGGCTCTCCACATGGCGGCCCGAAAGGTCGTAGATCTCCAGGCTCACGGGGCCGCTCTCGGGAATCGAGAAGCGAAGCTGTGTTGTGGGATTGAAGGGATTGGGCCAGGCGTTCCCGAGCGTCAGGCTTGCGGGAATGTCCAGGCTCTCCGGCCCGTCCGTAGAATCAAAGACGGCGCCATCTGCGCGGGAGAAATTGCCAAAGGCGTCCCGAGCTTCCACCCGCCAAAAGGTGCCGCTGGGCAAAGCGCCGGGAACCGTCCAGTGGTGAAGATAATTACCCGAGGGCAGCATCGGCGTGGAAAACTCATAGAGGACCGTAACCGAGTCCGCCTCCAGCACAAAGAGCTGCACAGCTTCGGGAGCCAGGGAAAGAGAGTCTTCGCTGATCGTCCACTCGAAGTCCACCTCGCCCTCGTACTCGTCGCCTTCTGCTGGTGAGATCGGGGTGATCTCCGGCGGACGGGTGTCCACCGTGCCCGGGGCGCTGACCCCGAATCCCACGGCGGCAAGAGCAAATACAGGAAAGAGCAAACACAGAAAGAGCAGGCGCATGGATCCCCCTTGACACAGCGGTCCCATCCGCATATCCGCTGGTCAGCGAAATAAGTGATAAGGGGATTGTAGCAGAAGCGGGCGGGGGGCTCAAGGGGCTCAGGGGCCAAGAAGGGCAGCCGGGATCACTGCAATTCCGTCCTTACGGCGGTAGGCCTGTGGGCCGCTACGGTTCCGCTCGGCTTGCAGGGCGAGCCCTGGGATACCATTTCGCCATTGTATCGCTTGGTAAAATCTGTCGAGTGCAAGAATTTATCGCGCCGTAACCGCGGCCAGCATATCAGGAAAGAGCTGTTACCCTTTTCAATTACGCATCGTGCGTAACGCACGATGCGTACACGGCGGTTCGTTCTAAGCCCAAATCCACTACTTCCCGATGCAAAAAGAGGAGAAGATGTCGGCCAGAACTTCTTCGCTGATCTCTTGACCGCTCAGTTCATCCAGCTCGGCGACAGCCTCCCGCAGAGAGCGGGCCAGAAGCTCGGACTCGACATCCAGGGCCGCGCCGGTGTCAAGAAGCTCGGAGAGAATCTCCCGACATCGAAGCAGGCGACCTTCCTGCCGCCGGTTCAGGGAGTATTCCACCTCGAGGGACTCCTGTCCCCCAGTGCCCAGCGCCAGTTGATAGAGTTTGTCCTGAAGTTTCTCCATTCCCGAACCGTTCAGGGCTGAAAGTTCCAACACATCCAGACCCGGGGGAAGGGAGCGGGAAAACCGGGAGGGGTCGAAGTCGGGAAGATCGGATTTGTTGATTACTATAAGATCGTTTCCGGGGCGCAGGGCAGACAACTGCGTCAGCGTAGACTTGCTCGCAGGCAGACAGCCGTCCAGCACCCAGACACGGATGCGAGAAAACTCCAGCAACTCCTCGCTGCGGCGCACCCCTTCCTTCTCAACGGGGTCGCTCACTTCACGAAGCCCGGCCGTGTCGTGCAGTCGCAGGGGCAATCCACGCAGGAGCCAGTATTCCCGCAAACTGTCCCGGGTGGTGCCGGCCTCGGAGGTCACAATGGCGCGCTCTTCTCCGAGAAGCGTATTGAAGATCGTGCTCTTGCCGCCGTTCGGCTCCCCGGCAAGAACGACATCCACGCCTTCCAACAGAAGCCTGCTTCCCTCTGCGCCCCCAAGGATTCGGTCCAGTTCTCTGGAAACCCGAAGCAGTTCGCCCTGAAGCTTCTCGCGGGACAGCAGTTCCACGGGGTCTTCCGGAAAATCGATTTCCGCCTCCAGGTCACGCAAAAGCGAAAAGAGGCGACGGCGGCAAGTGAGAAGAGCCGCACTCAGGCCGCCTTGTACCTGGGAAAGAGAAAGCCGCCGCGCTTCCCGACTTTGTCCCGCGATCAGTTCCGACACGGCCTCTGCCTGAAGCAGATCCATCTTGCCGTTGAGAAAAGCACGATAGCTGAACTCGCCGGGCGAGGCTTCGCGAACTCCCATCTCCTGGAGAACACGCAGAAGAACCTGTGCTCCCGCCTGACCGCCATGGATATGAATTTCCAGCATGTCTTCGCCGGTGTAGCTGTCGGGAGCGGGAAAACGCACGAGAAGTGCCTGGTCCATGGCGCGGCCCTCTGTGTCGTGCAAGACCGTGAGGCAGAGCTTGCGCGGAGGAAAATCGGAAAGCTGCCGGGCGGAGCCTGCCAGAGAAAGGAGTGCTTTCTCTGACAGGGATCCACTAAGCCGAATTATGGCGAGCGCACCCTCGCCGGGAGGAGTGGCAAGAGCCGCAATGCTCGTGCCCGGCTCGTTCATGGCCTAGCGATAGCGACGACGACGCGCGGGGGTCGCCGGCTTTTCAGAGGGCTTGTCACCATCTCCTCCACCCGAGAAGGGGCGAGCCATCTGCGCTTCGGGAATGGCGATTTTCTCCAGCGGTCCCTTCATGGGAGCCCCACCCTGGCTGTCCCGGGGAGCGCTGTCGCGCTCATCCCTGCGCGGACGACGGTCCTCGCGGCCCGAAGATCTCCGTTCGCCCGAACGCTCCTCCCGGGGACGATCATTCCTGCGGGAGCGATTCTCGCCGCGGGAACGGTCATTGCCGCCAGAGCGATTGTCACTCCGGGAGCGCTCGCGACCCTCGCCACGACGACCCCGTGAATCACGGGAACGGCCACCCTGATCAGGCTGGTTTCCCTCGGAGGAAACCCGTGTCGATTGAAAACCGGGGTCGGGAATACCATCGTAGGCCGAAGACTCCTCGCCCTCTTCGCCGAAGGCGATCACCACGCGGCGGCGATTGCCATCGCCCACGGTGTAGGTGCGAAGCTGTTCGGAATCGGAGACCTCCATGTGAACCACGCGGCGATCCTGGGCACTCATGGGTTCGAGGGAAATGCTCTTGTGCTTTTCGAGAACTTCCTGGGCCGCCTCGCGAGCCCTTTCCTTCAGAGCCTCTTCGCGACGCTCACGATAGTCGCCTACCTCGATCTCAATCGACATATTCTGGTTGGCGCGAGCCGTCAGGACCCTCTGCGTCAGGTGCTTGAGTGCGTCGAGAGTCTGTCCCCGGCGACCAATCAGAAGACCCTCGCCGTCCTCGGAGTTGATCTGGAAACGGATACGGTCCTCTTCCTGCTTGGTCTCCAGCTTGTACTGGATTCCCAGGAAGTCGACGAACTGGCGAAGGACTCCCTCGGCCTCGGCAAGATCGATCTCGCTCGTGGCCTCAAGAGAGCTGACACGAACCTGAACCTTGCTTCCCCCCAGTCCGAAAATACCGCTCTTGCCCTCATCCAAAACCACGATGCGGGTGTCCTCGCGAGCCAGACCCAGTTCCTTGAGACCCTGTTCAATGGCCTCTTTACGATTTTTTGCGCTAACAACGATGCTATCCATGTTTACCTCGAATCTGCGGTGATTACGGTGCCGCTGTCGTCCGAACCCCGGTGAATGTAGTATTGCTGGGCAACGGTCAGGATGTTGTTCACCAGCCAGTAGAGAACCAGGCCGGAGGGCATCCTGTAGAAAATAAATGTCATGAAGAAGGGCATGATCTTGTTCATGGCCTGTGCCTGTGTAGGCTGACCCACGCCGCCTCCCATTCCCGAGCCGCCGAGCTTCATCTGAAGAACCATGGACAGGCCCATGAGAATCGGGAGAAGGCTGATGGAGTTGTCGATGAAACTGCCAAGAAGGGGAATGTCGAAGGGAAGCCTATAGAGAACATCCATGTTCGACAGGTCGTCAATCCAGGCGACAAAGCCCGCGCCCCGAAGCTCTACCGCGCCCCTCAAGACACGGAAAAGAGCGAAGAAGACCGGCATCTGAAAGAGCAGAGGCAGGCAGCCACCCAGCGGGTTTACGCCATGCTCCTTGTAAAGCTCCATCGTCGCCTTTTGCAGTTTCTGTTTGTCGTTCTTGTACTTCTCCTGAAGCTTCTTCAGTTCGGGCTGAATTGCCTGCATATCCTTCATCGACTTGAAGCTCTTGTGCGAAAGCCGATAGAAGAGAAGCTTCGTGAAAACCGAAAGCAGGATGATGACCAGCCCGTAATTGGGAATGTAGTGGTAGAGCCAGCCCATGAGCCACTTGATGGCGAGAGAGATCGGGCGGATCCACTTACCGAGATCCACCATGTCTTCCAGCCCGTTGCCATAGGCCTTGAGCGGTTCCATCAGGATGGGACCAGCATAGACCTGAAAACCCTGGCTGATCCGGTTCTGCCCACCGCGAAGGTGGATGTC includes:
- the jag gene encoding RNA-binding cell elongation regulator Jag/EloR; translation: MDSIVVSAKNRKEAIEQGLKELGLAREDTRIVVLDEGKSGIFGLGGSKVQVRVSSLEATSEIDLAEAEGVLRQFVDFLGIQYKLETKQEEDRIRFQINSEDGEGLLIGRRGQTLDALKHLTQRVLTARANQNMSIEIEVGDYRERREEALKERAREAAQEVLEKHKSISLEPMSAQDRRVVHMEVSDSEQLRTYTVGDGNRRRVVIAFGEEGEESSAYDGIPDPGFQSTRVSSEGNQPDQGGRSRDSRGRRGEGRERSRSDNRSGGNDRSRGENRSRRNDRPREERSGERRSSGREDRRPRRDERDSAPRDSQGGAPMKGPLEKIAIPEAQMARPFSGGGDGDKPSEKPATPARRRRYR
- a CDS encoding T9SS type A sorting domain-containing protein, producing MRLLFLCLLFPVFALAAVGFGVSAPGTVDTRPPEITPISPAEGDEYEGEVDFEWTISEDSLSLAPEAVQLFVLEADSVTVLYEFSTPMLPSGNYLHHWTVPGALPSGTFWRVEARDAFGNFSRADGAVFDSTDGPESLDIPASLTLGNAWPNPFNPTTQLRFSIPESGPVSLEIYDLSGRHVESLFRGTLERGWQEFLWKAEGQASGVYLALLKTNTEIRSTKLVLLK
- the mnmE gene encoding tRNA uridine-5-carboxymethylaminomethyl(34) synthesis GTPase MnmE; the protein is MNEPGTSIAALATPPGEGALAIIRLSGSLSEKALLSLAGSARQLSDFPPRKLCLTVLHDTEGRAMDQALLVRFPAPDSYTGEDMLEIHIHGGQAGAQVLLRVLQEMGVREASPGEFSYRAFLNGKMDLLQAEAVSELIAGQSREARRLSLSQVQGGLSAALLTCRRRLFSLLRDLEAEIDFPEDPVELLSREKLQGELLRVSRELDRILGGAEGSRLLLEGVDVVLAGEPNGGKSTIFNTLLGEERAIVTSEAGTTRDSLREYWLLRGLPLRLHDTAGLREVSDPVEKEGVRRSEELLEFSRIRVWVLDGCLPASKSTLTQLSALRPGNDLIVINKSDLPDFDPSRFSRSLPPGLDVLELSALNGSGMEKLQDKLYQLALGTGGQESLEVEYSLNRRQEGRLLRCREILSELLDTGAALDVESELLARSLREAVAELDELSGQEISEEVLADIFSSFCIGK